Proteins from a genomic interval of Kitasatospora kifunensis:
- a CDS encoding MarR family winged helix-turn-helix transcriptional regulator — protein MPSDELTSQVVALFAAINRRYARESEAAATPYELTPLQAKALMAAEHPVAMRRLAEYLHAEPSNVTAIVDRLEARGLAERRPSPGDRRVKLVAATEAGLTVIADLRARMPFASHPLEPLSDEQRETLRDLLQLMLGE, from the coding sequence ATGCCCTCGGATGAACTGACCTCCCAGGTCGTGGCCCTCTTCGCCGCGATCAACCGCCGCTACGCCCGGGAGTCCGAGGCCGCCGCCACGCCGTACGAGCTGACCCCGCTCCAGGCGAAGGCGCTGATGGCCGCCGAGCACCCGGTCGCGATGCGCCGGCTGGCCGAGTACCTGCACGCCGAGCCGTCCAACGTGACCGCCATCGTGGACCGCCTGGAGGCGCGTGGCCTGGCCGAGCGGCGCCCGAGCCCGGGCGACCGCCGGGTCAAACTGGTCGCCGCGACGGAGGCCGGACTGACGGTGATCGCCGACCTGCGCGCACGGATGCCGTTCGCCAGCCACCCGCTGGAGCCGCTGAGCGACGAGCAGCGGGAGACGCTGCGGGACCTGCTCCAGCTGATGCTCGGCGAGTAG
- a CDS encoding SDR family oxidoreductase encodes MTAERTVLITGTSSGIGLATAVAAAQAGWRAVATMRNTAKADALLKAAEAAGVRELVEVRALDVTDPASVEACLAGIVAEHGRLDAVVNNAGAGHVGTIEQETVEEVRAVMEVNFFGVVEVTRAAMPLLRASGGRLLTVTSVGGVVGQPFNEAYCAAKFAVEGFMESLAPVAATVGVKVSVVEPGAVASEFVANVGLDPQAVAAAGPYALALTTYLARTRNAFAAAQTPEQAAASIIEVLTAEQPAFRVQTSEAARGFTAVKLADQDGAAVQGLTTGWVK; translated from the coding sequence ATGACCGCCGAGCGCACCGTTCTGATCACCGGCACGTCGTCCGGCATCGGCCTGGCCACCGCCGTCGCCGCCGCTCAGGCGGGCTGGCGGGCCGTGGCCACCATGCGGAACACCGCCAAGGCCGACGCGCTGCTGAAGGCCGCCGAGGCCGCCGGGGTGCGCGAGCTCGTCGAGGTCCGGGCGCTGGACGTGACCGACCCGGCCTCCGTCGAGGCCTGTCTGGCCGGGATCGTGGCCGAGCACGGGCGGCTGGACGCGGTGGTCAACAACGCCGGGGCCGGCCACGTCGGGACGATCGAGCAGGAGACGGTCGAGGAGGTCCGCGCCGTCATGGAGGTCAACTTCTTCGGCGTGGTCGAGGTGACCCGGGCCGCGATGCCGCTGCTACGTGCCAGTGGCGGCCGGTTGCTCACGGTCACCAGCGTCGGCGGCGTGGTCGGGCAGCCGTTCAACGAGGCGTACTGCGCGGCCAAGTTCGCCGTCGAGGGCTTCATGGAGTCGCTGGCGCCGGTTGCCGCCACCGTGGGCGTCAAGGTGAGCGTGGTCGAGCCCGGCGCCGTGGCCAGCGAGTTCGTCGCCAACGTCGGGCTGGACCCGCAGGCGGTGGCGGCCGCAGGGCCCTACGCACTGGCGCTCACCACCTATCTGGCCCGCACCCGCAACGCCTTCGCCGCCGCCCAGACCCCCGAGCAGGCCGCGGCCTCGATCATCGAGGTGCTGACCGCCGAGCAGCCCGCCTTCCGGGTGCAGACCTCCGAGGCCGCTCGCGGGTTTACGGCCGTCAAGCTCGCCGACCAGGACGGCGCCGCGGTGCAGGGGCTGACCACGGGCTGGGTCAAGTAG